In the genome of Vicia villosa cultivar HV-30 ecotype Madison, WI linkage group LG7, Vvil1.0, whole genome shotgun sequence, one region contains:
- the LOC131620535 gene encoding polygalacturonase non-catalytic subunit AroGP2-like, translating to MHKLTLFLFCIIFSAFTVGFADHADKTQNPFTPKAFVIRYWDRVINNHLPKPSFIISKASPLSAADATAFAKHIADNTLSTKLPEFCSAAHLLCFPDVNPSLAKHSQDSKFSVYNDGQNFTNYGTERPGGLDSFKNYSNGFESNPINEFRQYSRSSAGHNDSFTNYADSTNVADQSFNTYGSAAAGGAGEFKEYAKDTNVPNLRFTTYSVATAGRQQTFSSYSENGNAGDQSFGNYGKDSAGAENNFKQYGTDSNVASSGFTSYADKGTGNKDTFTNYGVNMNNPTEDFKNYARGSLGVTEKFSNYRDQSNVGADSFTSYAKDAETGTHVDFNNYGKSFNEGTDTFKGYAKGAGADHKVTFKGYGLNNTFKDYDKKGISFAKYTNASSSSINAVSVSDSLAKKWVEPGKFFREMMLKQGVVMPMPDIKDKLPQRSFLPRNIFTKLPFATSKLNELKQVFKVSENSSMDKMIVDSLGECERAPSKGETKRCVGSLEDMIDFATSVLGHDVTVRSTENLNGSGKSVMVGQVKGINGGKVTQSVSCHQSLFPSLLYYCHSVPKVRVYEADLLDPESKAKINHGVAICHLDTTAWSPTHGAFMALGSGPGRIEVCHWIFENDMTWTTTTD from the coding sequence GTTGGTTTTGCAGATCATGCAGACAAAACACAAAATCCATTCACTCCAAAAGCGTTCGTGATTCGCTACTGGGACAGAGTGATCAACAACCACCTCCCAAAACCATCATTCATCATTTCCAAGGCGTCGCCACTTAGCGCAGCAGATGCAACCGCTTTCGCCAAACACATAGCTGACAACACACTCTCCACAAAGCTACCGGAATTCTGCTCCGCCGCGCACCTCCTCTGCTTCCCCGACGTAAATCCCAGCCTTGCAAAACACTCACAGGACTCCAAATTCTCCGTCTACAACGACGGTCAGAACTTCACCAACTACGGCACAGAGAGACCGGGCGGACTCGACTCATTCAAAAACTACTCCAACGGCTTCGAAAGCAATCCGATCAACGAATTCCGTCAGTACAGCCGCAGTTCCGCCGGACACAACGACAGTTTCACGAACTATGCCGATTCAACCAACGTCGCTGATCAGAGTTTCAACACCTACGGTTCCGCCGCCGCTGGTGGCGCCGGCGAATTCAAAGAATACGCCAAAGACACCAACGTCCCTAACCTCAGGTTCACCACTTACTCTGTCGCGACCGCCGGCAGACAACAGACGTTCTCAAGCTACAGCGAGAACGGAAACGCCGGCGATCAGAGTTTCGGTAACTACGGAAAAGACTCCGCCGGTGCtgaaaacaatttcaaacagTACGGAACGGACTCTAACGTTGCATCATCAGGTTTTACTAGTTACGCAGATAAAGGCACAGGTAACAAAGACACTTTCACTAATTACGGTGTTAACATGAATAATCCAACTGAAGATTTCAAAAACTACGCCAGAGGAAGTTTAGGAGTCACTGAGAAATTCTCAAATTACAGAGACCAATCTAACGTCGGTGCTGATTCGTTTACTTCTTATGCTAAGGATGCAGAAACTGGGACTCATGTTGATTTTAATAACTATGGAAAATCCTTTAACGAAGGAACCGACACTTTTAAAGGTTATGCTAAAGGTGCTGGTGCTGATCATAAGGTTACTTTCAAAGGTTATGGTCTTAATAACACTTTCAAGGATTATGATAAGAAAGGTATTTCTTTTGCTAAATACACtaatgcttcttcttcttcaattaatGCTGTTTCTGTTAGTGATAGTTTGGCAAAGAAATGGGTTGAACCGGGTAAGTTTTTCCGCGAAATGATGTTGAAGCAAGGTGTGGTTATGCCTATGCCTGATATTAAGGATAAGTTACCGCAAAGGTCGTTTTTGCCTCGTAATATTTTTACTAAATTGCCTTTTGCAACTTCGAAGTTGAATGAGTTGAAGCAAGTTTTTAAAGTGTCTGAGAATTCGTCTATGGATAAGATGATTGTTGACTCGTTGGGCGAGTGTGAGAGGGCTCCGAGTAAGGGAGAGACTAAGCGATGTGTAGGGTCGCTTGAGGACATGATCGACTTTGCAACTTCGGTATTGGGACATGATGTTACCGTTCGATCCACGGAGAATTTAAATGGATCGGGAAAAAGTGTTATGGTGGGTCAAGTTAAGGGGATAAACGGCGGGAAAGTGACTCAATCTGTGTCGTGTCATCAGAGTTTGTTTCCTTCTTTGTTGTACTATTGTCATTCCGTTCCAAAGGTTCGCGTTTATGAAGCGGATCTTTTGGACCCTGAATCAAAGGCCAAGATCAATCACGGTGTTGCGATTTGTCACTTGGATACGACTGCTTGGAGTCCAACCCATGGTGCATTCATGGCTCTTGGGTCTGGTCCAGGCCGAATTGAAGTGTGCCATTGGATCTTTGAGAACGATATGACTTGGACTACTACTACGGACTAG